From a region of the Paenarthrobacter aurescens TC1 genome:
- a CDS encoding transcriptional regulator, TetR family (identified by match to protein family HMM PF00440), protein MATVQPVQFLCDMCHHGVRKRNVALRGWTPQMDLKTDKQPSLRERNRLRTRSDILDAAAEMLGESGYAGLALEEVSQRAGLSRGTVYAHFPGGRDDVVREVYLRVADAVYVRGISLREEALHPAGRISALARALVETTSSASGRFYGLMGPDVVPILSGVRRTSESFEALIKLDLSTARAEGQLHEGPDIDALSTALSGAIRASGARAAMNPETAEQQIAAVELLAAGLLCKPVQG, encoded by the coding sequence TTGGCAACAGTACAGCCTGTTCAGTTTTTGTGTGACATGTGTCATCATGGAGTAAGAAAGCGAAACGTTGCCTTGAGAGGTTGGACGCCCCAGATGGACCTGAAAACGGACAAACAGCCCTCGCTCCGTGAACGCAACAGGCTTCGAACGCGATCAGACATTCTCGATGCGGCGGCGGAAATGTTGGGCGAGAGTGGTTACGCCGGCCTCGCCCTTGAAGAAGTAAGTCAGCGGGCCGGGCTCTCCCGAGGGACTGTGTACGCCCATTTTCCCGGCGGGCGCGATGATGTCGTCAGGGAGGTATACCTGCGGGTGGCAGACGCCGTGTATGTCAGGGGCATAAGTCTTCGCGAGGAAGCCCTCCACCCAGCCGGCCGCATTTCAGCTTTAGCGCGGGCCTTGGTTGAGACGACCAGCAGTGCCTCGGGACGCTTTTACGGCCTCATGGGACCAGATGTCGTGCCGATTCTCTCGGGCGTTCGACGGACCTCTGAATCCTTCGAAGCATTGATAAAGCTGGACCTTTCCACCGCACGGGCTGAAGGTCAGTTGCACGAGGGCCCCGACATCGACGCCTTATCCACTGCTCTGTCCGGTGCTATCCGAGCCTCCGGAGCCCGGGCTGCCATGAATCCCGAGACTGCGGAACAGCAAATAGCGGCGGTCGAACTGCTCGCTGCAGGTCTGCTCTGCAAGCCGGTTCAGGGCTAA
- a CDS encoding putative Aminotransferase class III protein (identified by match to protein family HMM PF00202) produces MTSETTTTPSRVPQTANDLLARRYATIGPHSPLFYRQPLELVSGSGVWLTDAQGKVYLDGYNNVPHVGHANPAVADAIYQQLLTVNLHTRYLNSRVVEYAEALLSKFDGALERLFLTNSGSEANELALRIARQHTGNTGVLVSDFSYHGNTTSLAEITTGLTVHEPLGAHVRALRIPDVSGIAEVDVPVLLEQSLADVDAAIASLQAAGHGVSVFLFDPLFSTEGLLQLPSGYIEGVATRVRAAGGLVISDEVQSGFGRTGSGMWGYQMFNVEPELVTMGKPMGNGHPIGAVVTTAELLDEFGRHNMFFNTFAGNPVSSAAGLAVLRYMDQEDLMAKADQLGKYIRKRLENIAQRSGNVGSVRGRGLFFGIDIIESDGSRNPAPALTKILIEDMRERGVLISRVGPHDNVLKMRPPLVFGREHADILLGQLELSLASLPQPGNLVL; encoded by the coding sequence ATGACCTCCGAAACCACTACGACGCCGTCCCGGGTCCCGCAAACCGCTAATGACCTGTTGGCCCGACGCTACGCCACAATAGGCCCCCACTCACCCCTCTTTTATAGGCAGCCGCTGGAACTGGTGTCGGGCTCGGGCGTTTGGCTGACCGACGCCCAAGGCAAGGTCTACCTGGACGGTTACAACAACGTTCCGCACGTAGGCCACGCCAATCCCGCGGTCGCCGACGCGATCTACCAGCAGCTGCTCACCGTTAATCTCCACACGCGCTATCTGAACAGCCGTGTTGTGGAATATGCCGAAGCACTGCTCTCGAAATTCGACGGCGCCTTGGAGCGGCTGTTCCTGACCAACAGTGGATCGGAAGCCAACGAGCTGGCCCTACGTATCGCCCGGCAGCACACCGGGAACACCGGAGTTTTAGTCTCAGACTTCAGCTACCACGGAAACACCACCAGCTTGGCCGAGATCACGACGGGGTTGACCGTGCACGAACCGCTCGGCGCTCATGTCCGGGCCCTGCGGATTCCTGACGTTAGTGGAATTGCCGAGGTTGACGTTCCTGTCCTGCTCGAACAGTCCTTGGCTGATGTTGATGCCGCCATAGCATCGCTCCAGGCGGCCGGGCATGGCGTCTCCGTGTTCCTTTTCGACCCCCTGTTCTCCACCGAGGGGCTGCTGCAACTGCCCTCCGGCTACATCGAGGGGGTCGCTACCCGCGTGCGGGCCGCAGGAGGCCTTGTCATTTCTGATGAGGTGCAATCAGGCTTCGGCCGCACCGGGTCCGGCATGTGGGGATACCAGATGTTCAATGTAGAACCCGAACTAGTCACTATGGGCAAACCAATGGGCAACGGACACCCAATTGGTGCCGTGGTCACTACCGCTGAACTGCTTGACGAATTCGGTCGGCACAATATGTTTTTCAACACCTTCGCAGGGAACCCTGTCTCCTCCGCCGCCGGATTGGCCGTGCTGCGCTACATGGACCAGGAAGACCTGATGGCCAAAGCCGACCAGCTAGGCAAATACATCCGTAAACGCCTCGAAAACATTGCTCAGCGCAGCGGCAACGTTGGCTCCGTTAGGGGGCGCGGACTGTTCTTTGGAATAGACATCATAGAAAGTGACGGAAGCCGTAACCCGGCCCCGGCGCTGACCAAAATCCTCATCGAGGACATGCGCGAACGCGGAGTGTTGATCAGCCGCGTGGGACCCCACGACAACGTCCTGAAAATGCGTCCGCCACTTGTATTCGGCAGGGAACACGCAGACATCCTGCTCGGGCAGCTCGAATTGTCACTTGCCAGTCTGCCCCAACCGGGCAACCTTGTTCTCTAA
- a CDS encoding putative Aldehyde dehydrogenase family protein (identified by match to protein family HMM PF00171), producing the protein MESYEVLLASITGDTGETRTILDPATGTVVGEAPVHTVENLDRAVAAAADAQPGWAALGHEGRSAVLLKAADAVERSAEDLARLLSREQGKPLNGLNARFEVGACVAWLRSTAATVLKPETVVDDGETYAELHYKPIGVVGAIGPWNWPMMITVWQIAPALRMGNAVVVKPSEYTPLSVLALAKVLNQELPEGLLTVVSGGREVGERLAAHPAVGKIMFTGSTATGKAIIKSSADTVKRLTLELGGNDAGIVLPDADPKAIAEGLFWGAFINTGQTCAALKRLYVHEDIYDAVCEELATIAAAAPMGNGLDETSVLGPLQNKQQFDIVNRLVESAKESGARVLLGGNPPKDQPGFFYPTTLVADIDDDNPLVVEEQFGPALPIIRYSTVDEAVAMANGLEVGLGASVWSSDLKAAREVAARIQAGTVWINKHGAVDPRVPFGGAKQSGYGLEFGVEGLKSLGVPQVING; encoded by the coding sequence ATGGAAAGCTACGAAGTACTGTTGGCCTCGATCACCGGCGACACCGGCGAGACGAGGACCATCCTCGACCCGGCGACAGGGACTGTGGTCGGCGAAGCACCTGTTCATACTGTTGAGAATCTGGACCGTGCAGTCGCTGCTGCCGCAGACGCCCAGCCCGGGTGGGCAGCGCTTGGTCATGAAGGCCGCAGCGCCGTACTACTCAAAGCGGCAGACGCCGTCGAACGCTCCGCTGAGGACCTTGCGCGGCTGCTGTCGCGTGAGCAGGGCAAGCCGCTGAACGGATTGAACGCGCGTTTTGAAGTGGGTGCTTGCGTGGCCTGGCTGCGTTCCACCGCCGCTACAGTCCTGAAACCGGAAACGGTCGTGGATGACGGTGAGACCTACGCCGAGCTGCATTACAAGCCCATCGGTGTCGTCGGTGCCATCGGCCCTTGGAACTGGCCCATGATGATCACCGTTTGGCAGATCGCCCCTGCCCTGCGCATGGGTAACGCTGTGGTCGTTAAACCCTCCGAATACACCCCGTTGAGTGTTCTGGCCTTGGCGAAGGTCCTCAACCAAGAACTGCCCGAAGGCCTCCTCACTGTTGTCTCCGGCGGCCGCGAGGTAGGCGAACGCCTCGCCGCGCACCCGGCCGTTGGAAAAATCATGTTCACCGGATCCACCGCTACTGGCAAAGCCATCATCAAATCTTCAGCCGATACGGTCAAGCGGCTCACCCTGGAACTGGGAGGAAACGACGCAGGCATCGTGCTTCCCGACGCCGACCCGAAGGCCATCGCTGAAGGCCTGTTCTGGGGCGCGTTCATCAACACCGGCCAGACCTGCGCAGCCCTCAAACGCCTCTATGTCCACGAGGACATCTACGATGCGGTCTGCGAGGAACTGGCCACGATCGCGGCAGCGGCGCCGATGGGTAACGGACTGGACGAGACCAGCGTACTGGGCCCCCTGCAAAACAAGCAGCAGTTCGACATCGTTAATCGGCTCGTTGAGTCGGCGAAAGAATCAGGGGCCCGAGTCCTGCTGGGAGGTAACCCTCCCAAGGATCAGCCAGGATTCTTCTACCCCACGACACTGGTGGCCGACATCGACGACGACAATCCCTTGGTTGTGGAGGAACAGTTCGGGCCCGCCCTGCCGATCATTCGCTACAGCACAGTGGACGAGGCAGTCGCCATGGCCAACGGACTTGAGGTGGGTTTGGGAGCCTCAGTCTGGTCTTCGGACCTGAAGGCTGCCCGCGAAGTTGCAGCAAGGATTCAGGCCGGCACAGTGTGGATCAACAAACACGGAGCCGTCGACCCCCGGGTTCCCTTCGGCGGCGCCAAACAATCCGGCTACGGCCTGGAATTCGGTGTCGAGGGCCTCAAATCCCTCGGCGTCCCCCAAGTCATCAACGGCTGA